Genomic segment of Glutamicibacter sp. JL.03c:
TTGACTGCCAAGCGGTCATCGATGTTTCCGGCTCGTCCACGACGAGTGCCTCGGCTGCCATGCGCTACTTCACCCAATCCACCGCCAACCTCATTCGCGTCGGCCGAGAGGCAGGCGTGGAGAACCACGTGGCGCTGTCCATTGTCGGTGCGGCCCGCATCGACTCCGGATACTACGCCGGGAAGGCGGCCCAGGAACGCATGCTCCAGATCCTCCAGGACGGCTACACGATCCTGCGCGCCACCCAATTCCATGAATTTGTCGGGCAGAATATCAACCGGCTGGGCGCCGGCCCGGTGCAGATGGCACCAAAGATGCGGCTACAGCCCATTGCCGGATCCGAGGTTGCTGACGCGCTGATAGATCTGGCGCTGGCCCCTGCCCAAGGTCTGGTGCAGGATCTTGCCGGCCCGAAAGAAGAGAATATGCCAGAGCTCTTCGCGCAGTATCTCCAGCACCAGGGGAAGTCCCCGAAGATCATCGAGGTCCCGGTTCCCGGGGCGATGGGCAAAGCCATGCGCCAGGGCGGAATCCTGCCGGACACCTCGGCACGGCTGGGCCAGGAGACCTTCACCGACTGGCTCGCCCGGCAATAGCCGCGAACCTGCGGATTTGCCTTAGCTAGAAAAAGGCCCTGAGGGGCCCTGCCGCGATTCTGCGCGGCAGGACCCCTCAGGGCCTTTAAGGACAGTCCTAGCTGGCGTCGTCGATGGTCGCGATGACGGCACCGGAGGACAAGGTTTCGCCCGGAGCAACTTCCAGGCCGTTGACCACACCGGCGCGGTGCGCGGTGATCGGCTGTTCCATCTTCATGGCTTCGAGCACAACAACCAGGTCGCCCTCGGACACTTCAGCGCCATTGGCCACAGCCACCTTCACGATGGTGCCCTGCATGGGCGAACGCAGCTCAGCGCTGTTGGCGCTGGTTCCGGCAGCGGCCTTGCGGCTGGTCTTGCGCTTCTTCTTGCCTGCCGCGCGCTCCGCGCCGTTGGCGGACACCGATCCCAGCGAGGAGGGCAGGGTCACCTCCAGGCGCTTGCCATCAACCTCAACGGTCACGCTGGTGCGCTCGTTCTCCTCGTCCTCAGCCTCCGCGCCCGGCATCGGGTGGGGCTCGATGGCGGTCTTGAACTCGGTTTCGATCCAACGGGTGTGGACCTTGAAAGTCCCCTCGGCAGGAACGAAGGCCGGGTCGCTCATCACGGCGCGGTGGAATGGCAGAACGGTGGCCATGCCTTCGATCTGGAATTCTTCCAAGGCGCGGCGGGCACGCGCGGCGGCGACCTCGCGGGTGCTGCCGGTGATGATCAGCTTGGAGATCATCGAGTCGAAGTTCCCCGAGACGCTTTCTCCCTGCTCGATGCCGGAGTCAACGCGGACGCCAGGGCCGGAAGGCAGGGCCATCTTGGTGATGGTGCCTGGGGTCGGCATGAAGTTGCGGCCGGCGTCCTCGCCGTTGATGCGGAATTCGAAGGAGTGGCCGCGGACTTCCGGGTCGCCATATCCGAGTTCCTCGCCGCGAGCGATGCGGAACTGCTCGCGGACAAGATCCAGTCCGGTGACTTCCTCGGAAACCGGGTGCTCGACCTGCAGGCGGGTGTTGACTTCGAGGAAGGAGATCACGCCGTCCTGGCCTACCAGGAACTCGCAGGTGCCAGCGCCCGTGTACTTTGCTTCGCGCAGGATCGCCTTGGATGCCTCGTACAGGCGGGTGGTCTGCTCTTCGCTCAGGAATGGAGCCGGAGCTTCCTCGACCAGCTTCTGGTTGCGGCGCTGCAGCGAGCAGTCGCGGGTGGAGACGACCACGACATTGCCGTGGGCATCGGCCAGGCACTGGGTTTCCACGTGGCGTGGCGCGTCCAGGAAGCGCTCGATGAAGCATTCACCGCGGCCGAAGGCGGCCACTGCCTCGCGAACTGCGGAGTCGTAGAGCTCGCCGATTTCCTCGCGGTTGCGCACGACCTTGATGCCGCGTCCGCCGCCGCCGTAGGCGGCCTTGATGGCCAGTGGCAGACCGTGCTCATCGGCGAAGGCATAGACCTCATCAGCCGAAGCCACCGGATCCTTGGTGCCCGGCACCAGCGGGGCGCCAACCTTTTCGGCAATGTGGCGGGCCTTGACCTTGTCGCCGAGCTGGTCGATGGAATCCGGCGAAGGGCCGATCCAGGTCAGGCCAGCGTCGATCACGGCCTGGGCGAATTCTGCGTTTTCCGAAAGGAAGCCGTAGCCCGGGTGGATGGCATCAGCGCCGGATCGCTCGGCGGCGTCCAGGATTTTCTCAATGCGAAGGTACGACTCGGCTGCGGTAGTGCCACCCAGCGCGTAGGCCTCGTCAGCCAGGCGCACATGCAGTGCATCGCGGTCGGAGTCAGCGTAGACCGCTACGGACTCGATTCCTTCATCGCGTGCGGCCCGGATAATGCGCACGGCAATCTCGCCGCGGTTGGCGATAAGCACCTTCGTCAATTGATTCATCATGAACCTTGTCTTCAAAAATAGGGTTTCTCATCTAGGAGCCTATCGTTTTTGTGGGAACTATATGTAGTTAAACGGTCAAACCCGGGTGTTTGCCTGAAAAGTTTGGAGGAATCCTACAAAATATTCGTGCTAGCGCTCCTCACTGAGTGGCTCTAGCGCCCCAGCGCAGTCCGTATTGGGGTTGGAGCAACCTTCAAGCCCAGGATCTGAAAGGGAAACGTCGAATGCTCAGGCCGTTCCATTGGCCATGGCCGGGCTGATATGGCTATCACCGCTTGCTCGCCATCCGCGGGGATTGCCGCCCTGGGCTAATCCGGCGGTCGAGGGAGATCAATGGCCAGGGGACAGCGGGCCGCTCGAAGGCCTCGAAGAGCAGTCGGTGCGGCCACTGGCCTCGCATGAGGGCGCCAGGTATTTTGTCGTGGCCTCGACCCACCAGCAGGCCGCTTGCCTCTGCGGATTCGAGGAGGATTCCGTACTGCACAGCGTCGCCGGCTGCGCAGTCGCCGGTGGCTCGGCGATCGCTGTCGAGGTGAAGATCCCGTCCTTCAAAATGATGCTGGTGCGCGAAGATGCGGATGCTGCAGCGCTGGAGGAGTCTGCCTGGAGCCGCACCCACGAGAACATCGCGGACGCCTTGCTGCTAGGACTGCCGACTTCGGTGGCGCCGCACCGCCGCGCGGTTGGCGCAGCGCACCGAGCAGTAGCGTTGCCGTCCATTGCGCGTCACGTCCACTACCACTTGCCTGCACGGTTCGGCCTCGCAGCGGCGCAACCGATGCATTCCGCGAGTGGTCAAATGCAGGGCAGTGCCCACCGCGATCACCGACCGCAGGACCTGCGGCAGGCTCTGCCCGTTATCGCGATAGTGCAAGTGCCAGCCTTCGCCATCATGATCCACCATGCGCGGGTAGGCCGCGGCACGGGCCATCTGCTCATTGAGTAGTTCGGCGCGGTGCTCATCGGAGGTGGCATCAACGATGCGCAACCAGTCGTCGATGACCCGG
This window contains:
- a CDS encoding CGNR zinc finger domain-containing protein; the protein is MQLNPYGEYAVLLAASLANRWPEDRGNIEQRTRDAGMTMPFPWHPDDHEQTRRVIDDWLRIVDATSDEHRAELLNEQMARAAAYPRMVDHDGEGWHLHYRDNGQSLPQVLRSVIAVGTALHLTTRGMHRLRRCEAEPCRQVVVDVTRNGRQRYCSVRCANRAAVRRHRSRQS
- a CDS encoding SDR family oxidoreductase, giving the protein MRIAVAGGTGVLGRQIVEKLAALGHEPVVLARSAGCDLTNFHSVKQWLVDCQAVIDVSGSSTTSASAAMRYFTQSTANLIRVGREAGVENHVALSIVGAARIDSGYYAGKAAQERMLQILQDGYTILRATQFHEFVGQNINRLGAGPVQMAPKMRLQPIAGSEVADALIDLALAPAQGLVQDLAGPKEENMPELFAQYLQHQGKSPKIIEVPVPGAMGKAMRQGGILPDTSARLGQETFTDWLARQ
- a CDS encoding acetyl/propionyl/methylcrotonyl-CoA carboxylase subunit alpha; amino-acid sequence: MNQLTKVLIANRGEIAVRIIRAARDEGIESVAVYADSDRDALHVRLADEAYALGGTTAAESYLRIEKILDAAERSGADAIHPGYGFLSENAEFAQAVIDAGLTWIGPSPDSIDQLGDKVKARHIAEKVGAPLVPGTKDPVASADEVYAFADEHGLPLAIKAAYGGGGRGIKVVRNREEIGELYDSAVREAVAAFGRGECFIERFLDAPRHVETQCLADAHGNVVVVSTRDCSLQRRNQKLVEEAPAPFLSEEQTTRLYEASKAILREAKYTGAGTCEFLVGQDGVISFLEVNTRLQVEHPVSEEVTGLDLVREQFRIARGEELGYGDPEVRGHSFEFRINGEDAGRNFMPTPGTITKMALPSGPGVRVDSGIEQGESVSGNFDSMISKLIITGSTREVAAARARRALEEFQIEGMATVLPFHRAVMSDPAFVPAEGTFKVHTRWIETEFKTAIEPHPMPGAEAEDEENERTSVTVEVDGKRLEVTLPSSLGSVSANGAERAAGKKKRKTSRKAAAGTSANSAELRSPMQGTIVKVAVANGAEVSEGDLVVVLEAMKMEQPITAHRAGVVNGLEVAPGETLSSGAVIATIDDAS